In Candidatus Bathyarchaeota archaeon, the genomic window TCGTCTCGATGATGAGGGACCCATTCCTTGAGAAGAGATATGCGTTAGCCGAGGCTGTGAGGGCTAGGAGGCTGCTGGAGAGCGAGGATGAGGGGAGAATAGCAGAGATCGCCATAAGAGAGTTCGGCTGGAGGATCAGGGTACAGCGAAGGGAGATGGATGATACCATCTACTCATTCGAGCTTCACTTTGTCGATTATCTCCGCAACTCCTCCTCCTTCAGGGAGGATAAGTGGAGGCTCATAAACAGGATCTTAACGGAGGGTTATGTCCTCCTGACTAAGGCTGAGGCCGTCAGGCTCCTCCAGGTGGAGGCGGAGGAGTTCATAAGTCGGCTCTCATCGAGGCGCGTCGAGTTGAACCTGCCCGAGCCCATAATGAAGAGGCTTGAGAGGATAAAGAGGATACTAGACGAGAGCAGATCGAGATTAGGGGAGCTCGCCCTTCCACCTGAAGTCATTCACGAGGCCTTCCCCCCCTGCATAGTGCACTCCTATAGGACCCTCACAGCCGGCGGGAGGCTCTCACACATTGAGAGGTTCACCCTAGCTTCATTCCTAGTGAACATAGGCATGGAGCCCGAGCGGATAGTTCAGCTCTTCGTCTCAACCTCGGACTTTAATGAGGGCCTCACGAGGTATCAGATAGAGCATATATCCGGGCTTAGGGGCTCGAGGACAAGGTATACCCCACCAAATTGTATGACGATGCGCACCCATGGGATCTGCCACAACCCGGACAACCTCTGTGGAAAGGTTAAACACCCTCTCAGTTATTATAGGAGAAAAGCGTCAGAGTTGAGAAAGTCTTCGAAGATGAGGTAGACATCTTAAAGATGATTGGACATGGCCATTAACACTCTTTGAGAGGTGGTCCCTTTCACCTCATCATATTAGGGCGGGCCACGTCTTAGAAGAGATCCCTTAAAGGTCTATTTGTTGGAATATAGGTTAGGGTTAAATGGCGGAGTGGGGTAGCGCGTCATTTGTAGAGGAACAGTTCAGGCGCTACTATAAGGCGAGTGTGGGTAAGGTGGAGCCTCCCCTCGAGATGGAGAGGAGGGAGTTCGGCTTCTTGCCCTTCGATGGAGGGATGATGATACGACATACCTCCTTCAGCGATCCGTCTCAGCTCCGCAGCTTCATATTGGAGAAGGCTCCAGCCCATATCTACTACTCCTCGGCCTATTACCGCGAGCCGAGGGCGGATATGGAGTCCAAGGGATGGATCGGGGCTGATCTAGTATTCGATATAGACGCTGATCATATGGAGACGCCCTGTAGGATGAACCATGACGCCTGGAGGTGTAACCTATGCGGATTTGAGGGGAAGGGGAGAGCTCCTGAGAGATGTCCTAGATGCAGCGGTACAGACCTTGAGGAGGAGACCTGGGTATGCGACACGTGCTTAGATAAGGCAAAGGGAGAGGCTCAGAAGCTTCTGGATATCCTAATCCAGGATTTTGGTATACCCTTAGAGTATCTAAAGGTGAATTTCACCGGGAACAGGGGATACCACGTTCACATAACAGCTCCTTGGATAAGAGGCTTAGACCAGAGGGCTAGGAGGGAGATAGTGGACTATGTGACGGGCACGGGAATGAGGGTTGAGCTGCTTGGCTTCAGGCCTAGTGCAAAGGGGTCATCACCCCTCCACGGGCTTGGATGGATGGGAAGAGCCTCCAAAGCCCTATACGACTACCTGGCTAACCTTCCACCGAGGATTTTGGAAGAGGTGAGGACAGGTAGGAGGGAGAGGGTGAGAAGCCTCATAGATTCTAGAGAGGAGATCCTCAGGGTTTTAACAGAGGGGCCCCCCAGCGGCATACTAAAATATCTTAGCCGGGAATCTCTGAACTGGATTATGGAGAAGGCGGTTAGGGAGCAGGCGGCTGCAGTCGATACGGTGGTGACTACGGACATTCACCGCCTCATCAGATTGCCCAACACCTTGAATGGGAAGACTGGTTGGATCGCCCAACCAGTCCCTGTGGAGG contains:
- a CDS encoding DNA primase large subunit PriL, with amino-acid sequence MISEREASKYPFLKEAASLLEHLEIDLEDLTEQRYGPILDRGEERVIQAIRYGVVGEGLSDDLAELLSFPIAVMLVSMMRDPFLEKRYALAEAVRARRLLESEDEGRIAEIAIREFGWRIRVQRREMDDTIYSFELHFVDYLRNSSSFREDKWRLINRILTEGYVLLTKAEAVRLLQVEAEEFISRLSSRRVELNLPEPIMKRLERIKRILDESRSRLGELALPPEVIHEAFPPCIVHSYRTLTAGGRLSHIERFTLASFLVNIGMEPERIVQLFVSTSDFNEGLTRYQIEHISGLRGSRTRYTPPNCMTMRTHGICHNPDNLCGKVKHPLSYYRRKASELRKSSKMR
- a CDS encoding DNA primase small subunit PriS produces the protein MAEWGSASFVEEQFRRYYKASVGKVEPPLEMERREFGFLPFDGGMMIRHTSFSDPSQLRSFILEKAPAHIYYSSAYYREPRADMESKGWIGADLVFDIDADHMETPCRMNHDAWRCNLCGFEGKGRAPERCPRCSGTDLEEETWVCDTCLDKAKGEAQKLLDILIQDFGIPLEYLKVNFTGNRGYHVHITAPWIRGLDQRARREIVDYVTGTGMRVELLGFRPSAKGSSPLHGLGWMGRASKALYDYLANLPPRILEEVRTGRRERVRSLIDSREEILRVLTEGPPSGILKYLSRESLNWIMEKAVREQAAAVDTVVTTDIHRLIRLPNTLNGKTGWIAQPVPVEELEDYDPLSSSIAFKGGEVSIYVRRAPMFRLCGEKYGPFKEELTNLPLAAAIFLLCRKAARIER